A region from the Synergistota bacterium genome encodes:
- a CDS encoding FAD-dependent oxidoreductase has product MKVDVLTIGGGPGGIIASVTAKKNYPDKSVLLVRREEKAVVPCGIPYIFGTLDSVDKNLISDTVLSNNGVDLLVDEIIDLDVERKVVRTKGGKEIHYDKLILATGSHPVVLPIPGHDLDGVWFVKKDYAYLSRLKEAVDEANDVVIIGGGFIGVEFADEISKKGKKVTIVEILPTLLGKAFDEEFCKVAEEELVKKGVSVRTSARVKSIEGSGKVEKVILDDGSEINADVVIMSVGAKPEVSLAKEAGIKLGYTGAIEVDTFMRTSAKDVFAVGDCAEHKCYLTDVGVCPMLASIAVAGARLAGSNLYQIRVMKRTPESISVFSTFVGSTAFGSCGLTETMARNHGYDIVIGEFTGVDKHPGTLPETKKQKVKLIVARSSGMIIGAQVIGGNSVGELINLLGLAIQEKLTAAELATTQIGTHPLLTAPPTAYPVIMAALNVLSKL; this is encoded by the coding sequence TTCTTCTCGTAAGAAGGGAGGAAAAAGCCGTAGTTCCATGTGGTATACCCTATATTTTTGGTACTCTTGATTCAGTTGACAAGAACCTTATATCGGACACCGTGCTTTCAAACAATGGCGTTGATCTCTTAGTAGACGAGATTATTGATCTTGATGTTGAGAGAAAGGTGGTTAGGACGAAAGGGGGTAAGGAGATTCATTACGATAAGCTGATATTAGCAACTGGATCTCATCCTGTCGTTTTGCCTATTCCAGGTCATGATCTTGATGGCGTATGGTTCGTTAAGAAGGATTATGCCTATCTATCTCGTCTTAAAGAAGCAGTTGATGAGGCCAATGATGTGGTAATAATAGGCGGAGGATTTATCGGTGTTGAATTTGCCGACGAGATATCTAAAAAGGGTAAGAAAGTAACCATAGTTGAAATTCTTCCTACTCTTTTGGGCAAAGCCTTTGATGAGGAGTTCTGCAAAGTGGCTGAGGAAGAGCTTGTGAAAAAGGGTGTAAGCGTGAGAACCAGCGCCAGGGTTAAAAGTATAGAGGGTAGCGGGAAGGTGGAAAAGGTGATATTAGACGATGGAAGCGAGATAAATGCAGATGTGGTCATAATGTCCGTTGGAGCTAAGCCAGAAGTTTCGCTTGCTAAGGAAGCTGGTATAAAACTTGGGTATACAGGTGCTATAGAGGTGGATACCTTTATGAGAACGAGCGCTAAAGACGTATTTGCGGTTGGAGATTGCGCTGAGCACAAGTGTTATCTTACCGATGTCGGTGTGTGCCCTATGCTTGCTTCAATAGCGGTTGCGGGAGCGAGATTAGCTGGCTCGAATTTGTATCAAATAAGGGTTATGAAGAGGACACCAGAGTCTATATCCGTTTTCTCGACTTTCGTTGGAAGTACCGCATTTGGAAGCTGCGGTTTAACCGAAACCATGGCGAGGAATCATGGGTATGATATCGTTATAGGTGAGTTTACCGGTGTAGATAAACACCCAGGGACATTACCAGAGACGAAAAAGCAGAAAGTTAAGCTCATTGTAGCAAGGTCGTCTGGAATGATAATCGGTGCCCAGGTTATAGGGGGTAACTCCGTTGGAGAGCTGATAAACCTTTTGGGGCTCGCGATTCAAGAGAAGCTAACCGCTGCCGAGCTTGCAACGACTCAGATAGGAACGCATCCTTTATTAACGGCTCCTCCGACAGCGTATCCGGTTATAATGGCTGCTTTAAACGTTTTATCTAAGCTATGA
- the mnmA gene encoding tRNA 2-thiouridine(34) synthase MnmA, translated as MRKKVIIGISGGIDSAISAFLLKEKGYEVIGLTLLLNEEQDLENARRIAQILGINLIVKDLISAFKEKVISPFLKEYSVGRTPNPCAMCNRYIKFPELYKQACLLNADEIATGHYAITKKKPFGLFKGKDPIKDQSYFLSLVDIKYLERTIFPVGHLTKVEVKNLARKIGIDRFTSFKGSQDICFIKGSFRDFIKRNLGSKLKKGLIRDTSGKKLGEHDGIGLYTVGQRRRLRIAAGKRQYIVKLDPLKNEIIVGSYEDLIRERFIVTEVNWLTPIQKNMEGEVKIRYHTPPSKAKFTLLNGSAEVSLLSPLPAITPGQVATFYLGDQVIWGGIIA; from the coding sequence ATGAGAAAAAAGGTAATAATAGGTATAAGTGGAGGAATCGATAGCGCTATATCTGCTTTTCTTCTTAAGGAAAAAGGATATGAAGTAATAGGTTTGACCCTCCTCCTAAATGAAGAACAGGATTTGGAAAACGCGCGAAGGATCGCTCAGATTCTGGGCATAAACCTTATAGTAAAAGATCTTATATCGGCGTTCAAGGAAAAAGTGATATCTCCATTCTTGAAAGAATACTCTGTAGGAAGAACACCCAATCCATGCGCTATGTGTAATAGGTATATAAAGTTTCCTGAGCTATACAAACAGGCTTGCTTGCTCAACGCAGATGAAATAGCTACCGGGCACTATGCTATAACGAAAAAAAAGCCTTTTGGACTCTTTAAGGGAAAGGACCCGATTAAAGATCAGTCTTATTTTCTTTCACTCGTTGATATAAAATATCTTGAAAGGACGATTTTCCCCGTTGGACACCTTACCAAGGTAGAGGTTAAAAACCTTGCAAGAAAAATAGGAATAGATAGATTCACCAGCTTTAAAGGAAGCCAAGACATCTGCTTTATAAAAGGAAGCTTCAGAGACTTCATAAAAAGAAATCTCGGAAGCAAACTTAAAAAGGGACTGATAAGAGATACTTCCGGCAAAAAGCTTGGGGAACATGATGGAATAGGACTCTACACCGTTGGACAGAGAAGAAGACTTAGGATAGCTGCAGGAAAGAGACAGTATATAGTAAAGCTTGATCCACTAAAAAATGAGATTATTGTAGGAAGCTATGAGGATCTTATTAGGGAAAGGTTCATCGTTACTGAAGTGAACTGGTTAACCCCTATTCAAAAAAACATGGAGGGAGAGGTAAAAATAAGATACCATACCCCTCCCTCCAAAGCCAAGTTTACGCTTTTAAACGGAAGTGCGGAAGTATCCCTTCTTTCTCCCCTTCCCGCTATAACTCCAGGACAAGTTGCCACATTTTACCTCGGTGATCAGGTAATATGGGGAGGAATCATAGCTTAG
- a CDS encoding HesA/MoeB/ThiF family protein produces MMERYSRQIPLWGEEGQKKLKESIVAVVGCGGLGGFIIEALIRVGIGKIVAIDPEVFEESNLNRQILSRVNNIGGSKAEEARRRALEINPGVEVIPKRERLTWENAKSLLKGANVVVDALDNVESRKILVRSAVELGIPVVHGAVDGWWGRVCVIREEKDIEILYPKGVKSPSLIPAIAPLVELTAGFQTCEVLKILLDIGTTLEKRLLWIDALEGNVMTIKI; encoded by the coding sequence ATGATGGAAAGATATTCGAGGCAGATACCTCTCTGGGGAGAAGAGGGACAGAAGAAGCTCAAGGAAAGCATTGTAGCGGTGGTTGGATGTGGGGGTCTCGGAGGCTTTATAATAGAAGCTTTGATCAGAGTCGGTATCGGAAAAATAGTAGCCATAGATCCCGAGGTTTTCGAGGAAAGCAATTTAAATAGACAGATTCTCTCAAGGGTTAACAACATTGGAGGATCGAAAGCGGAAGAAGCTCGACGGAGAGCTTTAGAGATAAATCCGGGCGTAGAAGTTATCCCAAAACGTGAAAGATTAACATGGGAAAATGCTAAGAGTCTTCTTAAGGGAGCTAATGTCGTGGTAGATGCGCTGGATAACGTAGAATCAAGGAAAATTCTCGTAAGAAGCGCTGTTGAGCTTGGAATACCAGTAGTTCATGGAGCAGTGGATGGCTGGTGGGGAAGAGTATGTGTCATAAGAGAAGAAAAGGATATCGAGATACTTTATCCCAAAGGTGTAAAGTCCCCCAGCCTCATCCCCGCAATAGCGCCCCTTGTGGAGTTAACGGCAGGGTTTCAAACATGTGAGGTTTTAAAAATCCTTCTTGATATTGGCACCACTCTTGAGAAAAGACTGCTTTGGATAGACGCTCTTGAGGGAAATGTTATGACGATAAAGATATGA
- a CDS encoding cysteine hydrolase — MKALLVIDMLNDFIEPEGKLYIGESGKRIVPFIKDKILEFRKEGKVIYVCDAHSENDKEFKDWPPHAIRGSWGAEVIRELSPLLEDIMVEKRTYDGFIGTRLEEVLKRLSIKEIYLTGVLTNICVLYTGAHAKMIGYPVKVYRDGCASISDDKHEWALREMSESLKIEVV; from the coding sequence GTGAAGGCCCTCCTCGTCATAGACATGCTTAACGACTTTATAGAACCTGAAGGAAAGCTATATATTGGTGAAAGCGGAAAAAGGATCGTTCCCTTTATAAAAGATAAGATCCTCGAGTTTAGAAAAGAGGGCAAAGTCATATATGTATGCGATGCACACAGCGAAAATGACAAGGAGTTTAAAGACTGGCCTCCCCATGCAATAAGAGGAAGCTGGGGAGCCGAGGTAATTAGAGAACTCTCTCCTCTTCTGGAAGATATCATGGTTGAAAAAAGAACGTACGATGGATTCATAGGAACGCGTCTTGAGGAGGTCCTAAAAAGACTCTCAATCAAGGAGATATACCTAACAGGTGTTCTAACGAATATATGTGTTCTTTATACGGGAGCGCATGCCAAAATGATAGGATATCCCGTAAAGGTCTACCGTGATGGATGCGCCAGCATCAGCGATGATAAGCATGAATGGGCCCTAAGGGAAATGTCGGAAAGCCTAAAGATAGAGGTAGTTTAA